A part of Desulfotomaculum sp. genomic DNA contains:
- a CDS encoding kojibiose phosphorylase, translating to MSLFKKLSEENWIISEEGFEQDKRKFWETIYTLGNGYLGSRGVLEESFENGYPGTYLAGIYDQTAGQPFEIVNAPNPLRIEVYINGVRLSVNEMKVAEHRRALDLKKAVLHRRTVFQNDQGRYEYESARFFSLKDYHAAVMVFSLKPLDYDAEITVKRLIDGTTENAVQAVGDPTKHYSVRDCSFHNPGGAVYLEAETIISGQSIGLATDLEFSGRGSYPEVKWSVSAGEETVSRECSFKAAKGKRYTFTSFITIYTSRDKKRSVKTCCLDLLGSLRKKGAAALFKTHCSAWRERWVNSDFLIDSEASLQNNVRLNTYHLLIAVPLVDLDVSIPAKTLSGEWYKGHVFWDTEIFVLPFFIFTQPELARNLLLYRYRRLNQARAKARENGYKGAWWPWESAESGDDETPKTWVNFDGTVIPVHVSKREIHISGDIIYGVVLYYQATSDKDFMLRYGAEMVFETTRFWAARVNYNSEKNYYEIKDIIGPNEFQECVDNNFYTNYMARWNLRYAAELYGLLAREHPLRLNRLAKKIGLKEEEIRSWEDISEKIIIFTNQDGLIEEFEGYFNKKEFLIQEWDENAMPVWPASLALAEVKDTQLVKQADVILLLRLFANEFDSRVKKVNYDFYEKRTTHKSSLSLPSYAITALELGNLGESYKHFIQAIRADYGDLYGNTELGMHAAALGGAWQIAGYGFAGLKIKDEILSVNPVLPGEVSGIRLNFWFRNALFELKVDNAGGKLQIEVLFIRDKSRNRKGIWLEVGGEKCFLSRGQKFALKR from the coding sequence ATGTCCTTGTTTAAAAAATTATCCGAAGAAAACTGGATAATCAGCGAAGAGGGTTTTGAGCAGGATAAGAGAAAGTTTTGGGAAACAATCTATACGCTTGGTAACGGGTATCTCGGTTCGAGGGGTGTCCTGGAAGAGAGCTTTGAGAACGGATATCCCGGGACTTATCTGGCTGGTATTTATGATCAAACCGCGGGTCAGCCTTTTGAAATTGTCAACGCCCCCAACCCGTTGAGGATTGAAGTTTATATTAACGGCGTCAGGCTTTCCGTAAATGAGATGAAAGTTGCTGAACACCGCCGTGCTTTAGACCTGAAAAAGGCCGTTCTGCACAGACGGACTGTCTTTCAAAATGATCAGGGCAGATATGAGTACGAATCGGCGCGGTTCTTCAGCTTGAAGGACTATCATGCCGCCGTGATGGTTTTTTCCTTAAAACCGCTGGATTATGACGCTGAAATAACGGTCAAAAGATTAATCGACGGCACAACTGAAAATGCTGTTCAGGCAGTCGGGGATCCAACCAAGCATTATTCAGTCCGGGATTGCTCATTTCATAATCCGGGTGGGGCCGTTTACCTTGAAGCGGAAACAATTATTTCCGGGCAGTCAATTGGTCTGGCTACAGACCTGGAGTTCTCAGGAAGAGGTTCCTATCCGGAAGTAAAGTGGTCCGTTTCGGCCGGTGAGGAAACAGTCTCCCGGGAGTGCTCTTTTAAAGCTGCCAAAGGGAAAAGGTATACGTTCACATCTTTTATAACAATCTATACATCCCGTGACAAAAAGCGCAGCGTAAAGACGTGCTGCCTTGACTTGTTGGGGTCTTTAAGGAAAAAAGGCGCCGCGGCCCTTTTTAAAACCCACTGCAGCGCCTGGAGGGAAAGATGGGTAAATTCCGATTTTTTGATTGACAGTGAGGCTTCCCTGCAAAATAATGTGCGCCTGAACACCTACCATCTTCTGATTGCTGTTCCGCTCGTGGATTTGGATGTGAGCATCCCGGCTAAAACATTATCAGGCGAGTGGTATAAAGGCCACGTATTCTGGGATACGGAAATCTTTGTTTTGCCGTTTTTTATCTTTACTCAGCCTGAACTGGCCAGAAATCTTCTCCTTTACCGCTACCGGCGTTTAAATCAGGCCAGGGCCAAGGCAAGGGAAAACGGCTACAAAGGGGCCTGGTGGCCATGGGAATCAGCTGAAAGCGGAGATGACGAGACTCCCAAAACATGGGTCAACTTTGATGGTACAGTTATCCCCGTTCATGTATCCAAAAGGGAGATTCATATCTCAGGAGATATAATATACGGAGTAGTTTTATATTACCAGGCTACTTCCGATAAGGATTTCATGCTCCGGTACGGCGCGGAAATGGTTTTTGAAACAACCCGGTTCTGGGCAGCACGCGTAAACTATAATAGCGAAAAAAACTATTATGAAATAAAAGATATTATTGGTCCAAATGAATTTCAAGAATGTGTTGATAATAATTTTTATACAAATTATATGGCCAGGTGGAATTTGAGATACGCGGCGGAACTTTACGGCTTACTGGCCAGGGAGCATCCCCTTCGCCTGAACAGGCTGGCTAAAAAAATTGGATTAAAAGAAGAAGAGATCCGGTCATGGGAAGATATTTCGGAAAAAATCATTATTTTCACCAACCAGGATGGACTTATTGAAGAATTTGAGGGTTATTTCAACAAGAAAGAGTTCTTAATTCAGGAATGGGATGAAAACGCAATGCCGGTCTGGCCTGCTTCGTTGGCCCTTGCCGAGGTCAAAGACACCCAGTTGGTCAAGCAGGCTGATGTTATACTTTTATTACGGTTGTTTGCCAACGAATTCGATAGCCGGGTGAAAAAAGTCAACTACGATTTTTATGAAAAGAGGACCACGCACAAATCAAGCCTCAGTTTGCCGAGTTATGCCATTACAGCCCTCGAACTGGGTAACCTGGGAGAGTCTTACAAGCATTTCATCCAGGCCATAAGGGCGGATTACGGCGACTTATACGGCAATACGGAGCTTGGTATGCATGCGGCCGCGCTTGGCGGCGCATGGCAAATTGCAGGATACGGTTTTGCCGGGCTGAAAATAAAAGATGAGATTTTGTCTGTAAACCCGGTTTTACCCGGGGAAGTAAGCGGCATCCGCCTTAATTTCTGGTTCAGGAATGCTTTGTTCGAGCTGAAAGTTGACAACGCCGGAGGAAAGCTTCAGATAGAGGTCTTATTTATCCGCGACAAGTCCAGGAACAGGAAGGGTATTTGGCTGGAAGTAGGCGGTGAAAAGTGCTTTTTGAGCCGCGGCCAAAAATTCGCTTTGAAAAGGTGA
- a CDS encoding glycosyltransferase: MKIAIILPPWFKIPPAGYGGIEVVVSLLADGLVAKGHEVTVCTVSKSDTKANIYKVFDEEMKACLDKPPSSFLNVALTHALSSYMEVIGKGFDLIHDHTWKEGLCCAAFLKEIPVVHTLHGPFDEENKAFYRLFAGRTGIHFISISNNQRSFLPGLNYLGTVYNGVKFDKYPFSQDKDDFFFFIGRFNPEKAPHLACEAAKRMGAKLVLAGKVHEQAEVIYFDQFIRPYLNEKITYIGEVGHWSEEKMHMFSRGRGYLYPIKWEEPFGITMVEAMACGTPVITFKRGSAPEVVEHGVTGFVVETMDEFVAAADRAGSISPLKCRERAENLFTSQVMVDSYERLYKKVIEKRLTG, from the coding sequence ATGAAGATAGCAATAATCCTGCCGCCCTGGTTCAAGATACCCCCTGCCGGTTACGGGGGTATTGAAGTTGTCGTCAGCCTTCTTGCTGACGGCCTGGTTGCAAAAGGCCATGAAGTCACTGTCTGCACGGTTTCAAAATCTGACACAAAAGCGAATATCTATAAGGTTTTTGACGAGGAAATGAAAGCCTGCCTGGACAAACCGCCTTCAAGTTTTCTTAACGTAGCTTTAACCCACGCCCTGTCCTCGTATATGGAAGTAATTGGCAAAGGTTTTGATTTGATCCATGATCACACCTGGAAGGAAGGGTTGTGCTGCGCTGCTTTTTTAAAGGAAATTCCCGTAGTGCATACGCTGCACGGTCCTTTTGACGAGGAAAACAAGGCGTTTTACAGGCTTTTTGCCGGCCGTACGGGAATTCATTTTATTTCTATCAGCAACAACCAGCGCTCTTTTCTTCCCGGCCTTAATTATCTCGGCACTGTATACAACGGTGTTAAATTTGATAAGTACCCCTTCTCCCAGGACAAGGACGACTTCTTCTTTTTCATAGGGCGTTTCAATCCGGAAAAGGCGCCCCACCTTGCCTGCGAAGCCGCCAAACGAATGGGGGCGAAGCTTGTTTTGGCCGGCAAGGTTCACGAGCAGGCCGAAGTAATCTATTTTGACCAATTCATCAGGCCTTATCTGAACGAGAAGATAACTTACATAGGTGAAGTGGGACACTGGAGCGAAGAAAAAATGCATATGTTTTCCCGCGGCAGAGGTTACCTTTACCCAATCAAGTGGGAAGAGCCTTTCGGTATAACTATGGTTGAGGCAATGGCCTGCGGAACACCTGTGATAACTTTCAAGAGAGGTTCAGCCCCGGAGGTTGTTGAACACGGCGTTACAGGTTTTGTGGTTGAGACCATGGATGAATTTGTTGCGGCCGCAGACCGGGCAGGGAGCATCAGCCCCTTAAAATGCCGGGAAAGGGCAGAGAATCTTTTTACTTCCCAGGTTATGGTGGACAGCTACGAACGGCTCTATAAAAAAGTGATTGAAAAAAGACTGACTGGCTGA